TCCACAATTTTAGAAATGTCTTTTTCCTGTGAAAAATAAGATTTAATCACCACAGTATTTCCCAAAGTATTTATAAATTCTTCATCTGCATAGTCCAAAGAATCTTTTTTTAAAATTTCCCTTTTTATTTCATTGGGATCTTCAATGGAAGAACCTGCAGCACCTATGGAAGATAGCATCTCACATATTGCATCCTGTGCTTCTTCAGTTGTCTTTATTATAACTTCGTACCATTTCATTGTTTTTCCTCCAAACAGCATCTTTAAACACTACATACCCAATGCATTTTTCATTTTATCAAAAAAACTCTTCCTCTGCTCATGAACTTCATCCCCGATTAACTCCGCAAACTCCCTTAATACGCTTTTTTGCTTTTCATTAAGTTTTCTGGGCACCTCAACATTTACAGTAAAATATTGATCTCCCTTTATATTTGTTCTTAAATTAGGTGCTCCTTTTCCTTTTAGTCTAAACCTTGTACCTGTTTGAGTCCCTTCAGGTATAACAAACTTTTCTTTTCCGTAAACAGTAGGTACTTCTATTTCTGCCCCCAGTGCTGCCTGTGTAAAAGTGATGGGTATTTCACAAAATATATTATTCCCTTCACGGGTAAATATTGGATGGGGTTTTACCCTGATGGTAAAATAAATATCCCCCGCAGGTCCTCCATTAGAACCAGGCTCTCCTGCACCCCTTAGTGGAATAACCTGACCATCTGAAATTCCCGCCGGTACTTTTATTTTTATTTTTGCGCTCTTTTTCACCCTTCCCCTTCCATTACACTCACTACAGGGGTTTGTAATAATCTTTCCTTCCCCGTGACAGGCATCACAGGTTTTAATGTTCACAAACTGCCCAAAGGGAGTTCTTTGCTTGTATTGAACCTGTCCTGCTCCTCCACACTGCTGACATGTCGAAGGTTTGCTTCCAGGCTTTGAACCACTTCCATCACATTTTGAGCATACATGCATTTTATTTATAGGAATTTCTTTTTCAACTCCAAATATCGACTCTTCAAAAGACAATTCCATCTCAAAATGTAAATCAGTCCCTTTTTGGGGACCTCTTCTTGTTGATCTGGTTCTTCCTCCAAACATTGAACTTCCAAAAAATGTTTCAAATATATCTCCAAAATCAAAATCAGTAAAGCCGCCGCTAAAACCACCGCCAAACCCGCTAAACCCGCCTGCATCGCTAAATGCATGGCCAAACTGGTCATATTGGGCTCTCTTTTGGGGATCACTTAATACCTCATACGCTTCTGCAGCTTCTTTAAATTTAGCTTCGGCAGTTTTGTCATTGGGATTCATATCAGGGTGATACATTTTTGCCAATCTTCTATATGCTTTTTTTATCTCTGCTTCCGATGCATTCCTATCAACCCCTAAAACTTCATAGTAATCCCTTTTCTGAGCCATCCAATCAACTCCTCCGAATTAATCCTTCCTTCATCATATATAATCCAAGTTATTTTCATAACTTGGATTATATATGTACTAAAGACTGTTTACTTTTTCTCATCTTCATCATCTACAACTTCATAGTCTGCTTCGTACACATTTTCCTGTCCGCCTCCGGCATCCCCGCTTTCTCCTGCGCTTCCTCCCATACCAGCATCTTGCTGAGCTCCCTGGGGATTTTGCTGATATATTTTCTGGGATATTTCATAAAAGGCTTTTTGTAAACTTTCAGTCGCATTTTTGATGGCGTCAGTATCGTCACCTTTTAATGCCTCTTTTACTTTTTCAATCTCACCCTGAATCTTTGATTTTTCTTCACTGCTTATTTTATCACCTAAATCATTTAGGACTTTTTCTGACTGAAACACCATGGAATCTGCATTATTCCTAATCTCAACAGCTTCTTTTCTCTTTTTGTCCTCTTCTTCAAATTTCTGCGCTTCTTTAATGGCTCTGTCTATTTCTTCCTCAGAAAGGTTGGTACTTGCTGTAATGGTAACTTTTTGCTCTTTTCCGGTACCTTTGTCTTTTGCTGAAACATTAACAATACCATTGGCATCTATGTCAAATGTTACTTCAATTTGAGGCACTCCCCTTGGTGCCGGTGGAATACCGTCTAAGTTAAACTCACCTAGGAGTTTGTTGTCTGCAGCCATTTGCCTTTCACCTTGGAATACCCTTATAGTTACCGCTGTCTGACCGTCTGCAGCTGTTGAGAAAATCTGGCTCTTCTTAGTTGGTATTGTAGTGTTTCTTTCAATAAGTTTTGTAAATACCCCGCCATATGTTTCAATACCTAAAGACAGCGGTGTAACGTCTAATAAAAGCAAGTCTTTTACATCGCCGGTAAGTACACCTGCCTGAATGGCAGCTCCTATAGCAACACATTCATCCGGGTTTATTCCTTTGAAAGGTTCTTTTCCAAAATATTTTTTAACTGCCTCCTGAACTGCAGGTATTCTTGTAGAACCTCCCACCAAAAGTATTTTATCTATTTCATTTGCCTCAAGACCGGCGTCACTCATCGCCCTTTTTAATGGTTCCATAGTTTTTTCAACTAAATCAGCAGTTATTTCTTCAAATTTAGCTCTTGTCAAAGTAGCATCTAAATGCTTTGGTCCTGTGGAATCCGCTGTAATAAACGGAAGATTGATATTAGTTGTCGTAACTCCTGAAAGCTCTATTTTTGCTTTTTCAGCTGCTTCCTTAAGCCTTTGCATTGCCATTTTATCCTGTGATAAATCAATACCTGTATCCGCCTTAAAAGTATCTATTAAATATTTTATTATTCTGTCGTCAAAATCGTCTCCCCCAAGCTTGTTATTACCACTTGTAGCCAATACCTCAAATACACCGTCTCCTATTTCTAATATGGAAACATCAAAAGTTCCTCCCCCTAGGTCAAATACCAGTATTTTCTGATCCTTTTCCTTATCCAGCCCGTAAGCTAAAGCTGCAGCAGTTGGCTCATTTATTATCCTCAACACTTCTAATCCGGCTATCTTTCCTGCGTCCTTGGTAGCCTGTCTTTGTGAGTCACTAAAATAAGCCGGTACTGTAATAACAGCTTTAGTTACCTTTGTACCTAAATAACTTTCTGCATCTGCTTTTATTTTTTGTAAAATCATTGCAGATATTTCCTGGGGTGTATAACTTTTATCATCTATAGTTATTTTTCTATCGGTACCCATGTCTCTTTTTACAGACATAATAGTTCTGTCAGGATTTGTTATAGCCTGCCTTTTAGCTACCTGCCCCACCAATCTTTCATTTGTCTTGGAAAAAGCAACAACGGATGCTGTTGTCCTGCTTCCTTCTGAATTTGGAATGACGACAGGTTCTCCTCCTTCCATAACAGCTACACATGAGTTGGTAGTTCCTAAATCTATTCCAATTACTTTCGACATAAACTGTATCCTCCTTCTATAGTAGTATTGAGTAAATTTAGTTGGCAACTTTAACCATGCTATACCTTATTATTTTATCTTTACATCTATAGCCCTTTTGCAATTCTTCAACAATTATATTTTCACCATAAGATTCATCTTCCACATGCATAACAGCATTATGCTTGTTTGGATCGAAGGTACTTCCCACACCTTCTATCTCAGTAACTTCAAGTTTTCCTAATACTTCTTTAAACTGCTTATAAATTAAATTAATACCTTCTTCTAATGTATTAGAATCTGCTCCTTTATTTAAGGCATCAACAGCCCTTTCAATATTATCTATAACAGGCAAAAAAGCCTTTACTACATCTATCAAGGCACTGTCATATATTTCACTTTTTTCCTTTGCAGTTCTCTTTTTGTAATTGTCAAACTCTGCAGCTACTCTTTGAAACATATTTACATATTCTTCACACTGCTTTGATTTTTCATCAAGTTCAGCCTTTAACCGGTGAACTTCCTTATCTAAATTATCATTATCTGATTTATCACAGGCGGTAGAATCTTCTTTAACTGATTCTTTTACAGTTTCTTCAACTGTTTCTTCTGCCTTTTCTAAAGTTTCTTCTAAATTTGTTTCATTGTTTTTTACTTCTTCATTTTTGTCATACAGCTCTTTGTCTTTAGCCATTTAAATACCCGCACCTCCCTATATTAAGATTTTTTAAATTTTTTCTTCACCTTCTCCAATTAACTTCTTAATTTCTTCACTTGCCCTTTTCCTCATATAATTCATAGCTGCCAGTACCTTTGAATATTCCATACGCGTAGGACCAATTACTCCTAATGTCCCTACCACTACATTCCCTAAGGAGTATGTGGTGGTAACAAGGCTGCAGTCTTTCATCTCTACAATTTTATTCTCTTCTCCAATGGTAACTGTAATATAGTCCCCCTGCCTATTAACATTATTAAGAATCTTTCTTAATACATCTTTAGCAGCCATGAGATTTAAAAATTCCCTTGCCCTTACAACATCGCTAAACTCCGGATAATTAAGCATATTGATTGTGCCATCAAGATAAATTTCAGGACAATCAATTTGATTTATACAGTCAACCACTCCGTTTAACACAGGATGTAAAACACTTCTTTCATTTCCCAAAAGCAGCTCTATTTCTTTTATAACAGAGGCATTTATACTATCTATGGTAAGTCCTTTTAACTTATCGTTAAATATGTTGGAAACAGTTGTTAAATGCTCCGGCAGAACTGTTTCAGGAATATTTATCAAACTATTTTTTATAATCCCTGCATTTGCTAAAACCACAATAAGAGCCTTTCCCTTTTCTACAGGCACCACCTGCACAGTTTTTAATATGCTGTTTTGTTTTCCTGGAGTTGCAGCCATGGATGTGTATTTGGTAATTTGCGACATAACGCCGGATGCCTGCTTTAACAGCTGGCTTAATTCATTTATCTGAGTTTCCATGGCATCTTCTATACTGTACATCTCTTCTACGGTAAGCTCACTGGACTCCATAAGCTGATCAACATAAAAACGGTACCCTTTATCTGAAGGAATCCTGCCGGCTGAAGTATGGGGCTGAGTTAAATATCCCATTTCTTCTAAATCAGCCATTTCATTCCTTATGGTAGCAGAACTCAAACCAAGCCCGTGTTTTCTCGCAAGTGTTCTTGACCCAACAGGCTCTGCAGTATTGATGTAATCATCTATAATGGCATGCAATATGCTTTTTTTCCTCTCGTCCAAAAACATTTGCATCTCTCCTTTGTTAGCACTCTGTTTAGTTGAGTGCTAATTCTATTTTAAAAATACCACCCTAATTTTCTTTTGTCAAGATGTTTTATAATTTATACCATTATAAAAATTCCATAAACACTTGATTTGCCAAGTCCAAACCTGAAGATGTAAGTTTTAGCCTGCCGTCTTCTATTTTAATAAGATTTCTCTTTATAAGGCTTTCTATCTCTTTATTATATACCTCAAATATTCCCATTTTAAACTTGTTTTCAAAATCTTCCAAAGAGATACCTTCTGTAAGCCTAAGACCTAATATCATATATTCTGAAATGCTGTCTTCTTTTTGTATCAACTGTTCATTCTCTATAACTGGTATATTTTTATTCATTCTATCTATATATTTATCTAAATCTACTATATTATTATATCTTATATTGTCAAAATAGGAATGGGAACCCGCCCCTATTCCTATATATTCTAAGCATTTCCAATACACAAGATTGTGCCTGCATTTAAAACCTTCTTTAGAAAAATTGGATATCTCATAGTGGTGGTATTTTTCTCTGCCAAGTTTTTCTATTGCCATCCAATACATCTTTCTGTCCCATTCGTCACTAACCGGGGTTATTTCACCTCTATTAAGTTTGTCCCCAAACACTGTGCCATCTTCAATTTTAAGGCTATAACAAGACAAATGAGGAATGTTGCATTTTATTACATATTCCAGTGTTTCATCCCAATCCTCTAAAGTCTGCCAGGGTATTCCAAAAATAAGGTCTGTATTGATATTTTTAAAACCTACCTTTAGCGCCAGTTTATATCCTATGTCAAACTCTTCCAGTTCATGAACCCTTCCCAGTTCTTTTAAAAGGTTTTTCTGGACTGCCTGAAGACCGATGCTAAGCCTATTAATCCCGCTTTTTATATATGCATCAAGTTTCTCCTCCGAAAGTGTTCCAGGATTAGACTCAATTGTTGCTTCTAAGTCTATATCTACATCAAAATTTTCATTTAATAATGACATTAATTTATATATATTATTTGGGTCAACTACAGAAGGTGTTCCCCCGCCAATAAAAACAGTACTTATTTTGTAATCCTTTAGTTTTTTTTCATATTGCATTAATTCCTTTTCTAATGCATTAAAATATGCAGGAATAAGTTCATCCCTGCACGGAAAAGAATTAAAATCACAATAAAAACATTTTGACTTACAAAAAGGTATATGAATATATAAACTAACGCTTCTTTTCATCTCTTACACCACTTCTGTTAAAGCCTGTCATTTTAAGTATCCAGTTTGAGAACACTCATAAATGCCTCCTGGGGCACTTCCACGCTTCCTACCTGACGCATTCTCTTTTTACCTTCTTTTTGCTTTTCTAAAAGTTTCTTTTTACGGGTAATGTCCCCGCCGTAACATTTAGCCAAAACATCTTTCCTGTATGCTTTTACAGTTTCCCTTGCAATTATCTTACCACCTATACATGCCTGTATAGGTATTTCAAACTGCTGCCTTGGAATTGTTTCTTTTAATTTTTCTGCAATTCTCCTTCCCCTTGAATATGCCTTGTCTTTGTGAACTATAAAGGAAAGGGCGTCTACAATTTCACCGTTTAACATAATGTCAAGTTTTACAAGGTCTGACTTTTTATATCCTATTAAATCATAATCCAATGAAGCATAGCCCCTTGTCCTTGATTTTAGTGCATCAAAGAAATCATATATTATTTCATTTAAAGGTATCTCATATGTGAGCATCACTCTATTGTCGTCTATATAAGACATATCTTTATAAATTCCTCTTCTCTCCTGGGAAAGTTCCATAATATTTCCCACAAATTCTGAAGGTGACATGATGGAAGCCTTGACAATTGGCTCTTCCATATAGTCAATTTCCGTCAAAGGAGGCATGTTTGTTGGATTATCAATATCAAGTACTTCACCGTTTTTCTTCTTTACCTTGTAGACAACGCTAGGAGCTGTGGTAACTAAGTCAAAATCAAATTCACGCTCTAATCTCTCCTGGATAATCTCCATATGTAAAAGTCCTAAAAAACCACATCTGAATCCAAAACCTAATGCAACCGATGTTTCAGGTTCAAATATAAGAGATGCATCATTTAATTGAAGTTTTTCTAACGCCTCTCTTAAATCCCCGTATTCTGAGCCGTCAGCAGGGTAGATACCGCAAAACACCATAGGGTTGACTTTCTTATAACCCGGTAAAGGATTGGTTGCAGGATTGTCCAATAATGTAATGGTATCCCCCACCCTTGTATCTTTTACATTTTTAATATTTGCCACAACATAGCCTACTTCACCGGCTATTAAAGAATCACATGGTGCCATACCCCCAGGCTTTAAATAGCCTAATTCAGTCACAATAAAATCTTTACCGGTATTCATCATTTTTATTTTATCGCCTACTTTAATAGTTCCTTCTTTTAGCCTGATATACACAATTACACCTTTGTAGCTGTCATAAAAAGAATCAAAAATCAATGCCCTTAAAGGCTTATCCGGACTTTCAGCAGGAGAAGGCACTTTTTTAACAACCTGCTCTAATACATCTTCTATATTTATTCCATTCTTTGCAGATATTAAAGGAATATCAGAAGTATCAAGTCCTATTACCTCTTCTATTTCCTTTTTCACAAAATCAGGTCTTGCACTCGGTAAATCAATTTTATTTATTACAGGAATTATTTCTAAATCATGTTCTAATGCAAGATAAACATTTGCTAATGTTTGCGCCTCTATCCCCTGGGCAGCGTCAACTACAAGAATTGCACCTTCACATGCTGCAAGGCTTCTTGATACTTCATAATTAAAATCCACATGCCCTGGCGTATCAATAAGGTTTAATATATATTCCTCCCCGTCTTTTGCCTTGTATAACATTCTTACCGCCTGGGCTTTTATTGTAATACCTCTTTCCTTTTCTATATCCATATTATCTAATATTTGGTCTTCCATCTCCCTTTGACTTAAAACGCCTGTAATCTCTAACATTCTGTCTGCAAGTGTGGATTTACCATGATCAATATGTGCAATTATGCAAAAATTTCTAATTTTATCTTGTCTTACATTTGACATTTATTCATCCTCCTGATGTTTTAGGAAGTATAAATTAAAATTTTAAATACCGACATACTATTATAGCATAACAAATAACAAGTGAACAGGAAATATTTAGCCATTCTAAAAGTTTGTTAAAATCTTCTTTTATATAATTAATGTTAAGATACAGGTCTTTATTAAAAATTTTAATAAGATAGCATCCGTCTCCTGTTTTTTTAACGGCAAAAAGTTTAATCCCGTTTTCACCATTCATCAACGCATTTATAGAATAGTCCACTGTAAGAATACCTGTAATAATTATAATAAAACATAATAAAGATATGAATATGCATTTTTTCCGTGCAATTCTCAGAGCCCTGTACTTTTCTAACCTTTTCATCCTCACACCGGCTTTTCTTATGTATTTTTAAGTATTATTCTGAAGTTACAGTAATTCTGTAATAACAGTATATTATAATAGTATTATCACCAAATAGAATTAGTTTAAAACTTCATTAATTACTTCAGCAAGGTATTTTGTACTCTCTAAGCACTCACTTATTAAATTGCCATCCCCTCCTATTTCAACTATTAAGGCACCTTTGGATAAATGCTGGTTGTATCTGTTCTTACTTATATAAATAGGTCTTGTAAGCCCCGGGTATCTTTCATCTAGCATACTTTGAAGGGTTATAGCCAGCTTTAAATTTTCCCTCCATTCAGGATGTTCTAAGCCTGTAGCATTAGTTCCCACCACAAACATTATTTTGGCAGCTTTTTTCCCGTCTATTTCAGTTACCGTACGCAGTTTTTTCCCGTCCATCCCGTCCCTGTGAATATCTATAACAATTTGTATAGAAGGATAGCTGGTTAAAATATTTGAGGCTGTATTTAAAGATCTTCCATATGCACCTGTATCACTTGGATAGTTATGTACCGTAGAATTATGTATAACTTCAATATTATATTTTTTCCTTAAAATCTGTGCCAGTTCTTCCCCCACTCTGACAACATTATTTGTAGCATCTGTAGTCCTGTTTGGAATACCGCTTTGTTCTAATTGTTCTAATTCTGTTATGAAGCTTTCTGTTGTGTGGGTATGATAAATCAATACTTTCGGTCCTTTTTTATGAGAATTCAGTTTTAAAGGTGTTTCCATTATCTTTTCAACATCTATATGAAAATCCGTTTCATAATTATTAATTGCTATATCTCCTATAGTTACTGCATTTTTTTCAGAGTCACCCTTGTTGTCATTTTCATCTTCCTCTGAATTATAAGTTATGCTGCTTTCTATATTGGGAAAATCATTTTCCCTTTCATTCTCATCTATGTCTAAATCAGCAATGTACACATACGGTTCATAGGTTTCACCTTGGTTTAAATAAGCATTATACCCGTTTATGTAAAAGCTGTGAAAATACGGGGACTGGGCATTTAGCACAGTTATAGGGTATCCTAAATCAAAATGAAATATAGTTTTTATAATGCTTCTCAATTGCCCGGAAAATGAAAGACTAATACTTCCGCTATTGTATATGGTTTCAATGACAGGTAAGGTAATGTTTAATGTACTTCTGAATGTTTCAACATCCACCCTTTCAATATTTTCATTTTCTGAATTATAAAAAAAATCCCCAAAAATTATACCTGTTTTAATTGCTAATAAAAATGCAATAAATAAAAGGATGGATTTTTTTACAACAGAAAGCGTTCCCAACCGTATCTTTGCTTTTTCTGCCATTTTTTCTCCTCCGTTACTCATAAAATATTTTCTTTAGGCTTTTGGTTAAATTAATTTTTATTAAATTAATTTTTATCAGTAAAATATATTCTTTTTAAAAATAAATTATTCTAGGACTAAAATAGGACCAAAATTTTAGAATTCTAGGACTTGATTTGTAAAAAGAAAAGTTATATAATGATAATACGCCTTTGAGGAATATGTCAACACAGTGTTTCAAGTCTTGACTTTCTTAATTTTTAATTGCAACAAACTGTTTATATCCTTTTAATTTTATGTCGGTTAGTAACTATTATAGTCGTTTGCTTTAACTGTGTGTCAATCTGTAATACAATAGTTTTATCTCGGTTTAAACTCTGTAGTAATTCCATTATTAAATTCCATAAATCTATAACATATCATTTAAAGGAGGAACTTTCATGTTTGATTTCAAATCTTTAATGTGCTACAATTGTAAATCTGTTATTTTAAACCTGCCTAAATCTGAAGTTTCCAAACTAAACGGTCTGAATTTTCAATGTGAGTGCTGCGGGCACAAAAATCTTCTCAATGAATTTACATTTTGTAAAAGCAACGATGTAAATGATCCATATATTAATATCCAAAGTATAGATAGCCTGTTAACTTTATAAAAATCCATACATAAAAAATTGAATAACAAAAGGATTGCCTGCACAAAGCTCCATACCTGGCATTACAATGTAGTTTATCCATCCCCTTTGTTTTTAAAATAAACTAACAGGCAATCCTTTTTTATGTTTGGTTTTATATGCTTTTTAACTTGACATCATCATGCACCTGAGTTTTCTTGAATTCATCAAATGCAGTAGAAAGCATCAGCTTTATTCTGTTTATTTGATTTACCTCGCTAGCACCCGGGTCATAATCCACCGCTGTAATGTTTGCCTTTGGATACCGTCTTTTCAGCTCTTTAATCATTCCCTTTCCGGTAACATGGTTGGGTAAACATGCAAAAGGCTGCATACAAACTATATTTTGTGCACCGGATAAAATAAGCTCAATCATCTCAGCTGTCAAATACCATCCTTCTCCCGTCTGATTTCCTATTGACAATACACCGGATGCAAGTTCTGCTAATTCTTCTATTGAAACCGGGGGATGAAAGCGCTTACTTTCTGAGAGAGCCTTTTTCATATGCCTTCTGTAGAATTCAATTAATTTTATCGCCCCGTTATTTAGCACTGCATCAATCTTTTTACCTGAAAGATGGGAATATCTAAAAGAAGCACCATAGGCTGCATACAGTAAAAAGCCTATTAAATCGGGAACAACAGCCTCTGCCCCTTCCCTTTCAACAATATCAACTATATCATTATTGGCTGTAGGATGATATTTAACAAGTATCTCCCCAACCAAACCAACCTTTGGCTTCTTTTCATCAGTTATTTTAAGATTATCAAAATCCCTTACAATGTTGTAAATGTTTTCTTTAAATTCCTTATGTCTACCATTCCTCACAGATTCCTTGCATTTTTCAACCCATGTATTATATAAAAGGTTGGCAGAACCTTTTATTTTTTCATAAGGCCTGACCCTGTATAAAACTTTCATAAGAAGATCCCCGTAAACAAGAGCTATTAACAGCTTGTTTATAAGCCCCGGTGTAAATTTAAATCCAGGGTTTTTCTCAAGACCTGCAAAATTCAAAGAAATTACAGGTATATTGGAAAGACCCGCATCCTTTAAAGCCTTTCTTATAAATGCTATATAATTGGTAGCCCGGCAGCCGCCGGCAGTCTGGGTTATAATAAGGGAGGTGTTGTTAACATCATATTTCCCGGATTTTATAGCCTTCATCAATTGACCCACAACAATTATTGAAGGATAGCATGCATCATTATTTACATATTTAAGTCCTTCATCAATGGCTTCTTTATCAACAGAAGGCAAAACCTCCACATTATACCCGGATGCTTTAAAAGCTTCTTCTAAAAATTGAAAGTGTATAGGCGACATTTGTGGTGCTAAAATGGTATGTGTCTTTTTCATCTCTTTTGTAAATAAAACCTTCTTACAGCTATACTCCCTTTTAACCGGGGTAAAATTGTTTTTATCCCTTTCATCAACAGCTGCCTTCAGGGATCTTATTCTTATCCTGGCTGCCCCCAAATTGTCTATTTCGTCTATTTTTAAAACGGTGTATATTTTATCACTGCTATTTAAAATTTCTTCCACCTGGTCAGTTGTCACTGCATCAAGACCGCAGCCAAAGGAATTAAGCTGTATAATTTCAAGAAAGTCTCTGTCTTTAACAAAATTAGCTGCCCTGTATAATCTTGAATGGTAAGTCCACTGGTCTACAACCCTTAATTGGATTTTTTCTTCTCCTAAATGTGCTATGGAATCCTCCGTTAAAACAGCCATTTCGTACTCTGTTATTATATTTGGGATTCCATGGTTAATTTCAGGGTCTATGTGATATGGGCGCCCTGCCAGAACCACACCTTTCTTACCTGTATTTTTAAGGTATTCTAAAACTTCCTCACCTTTTTTTCTTATATCCTCTTTAACTTTCTCATCTTCTTTTCTTGCTAAAATAACAGCTTTTTTTATTTCTGACTTTGATATATTAAACTCTTTAAGCTCCTCATAAAGCCTTTCAATCAGCCTTGAATCATCATCATAAGGCAAAAATGGATTTTTAAATTTTATATTTTTTTCCCTTAATACATCCATATTGTTTTTTATAACTTCAGGATATGAAGTAACTATAGGACAGTTATAGTGGTTGGTGGCATCCTCAAACTCTATTCTCTCATAGGGAATACAGGGGTAAAATATAAAGTCCACATTTTTGTTTACAAGACTCATTATATGCCCATGAACCAGTTTTCCTGGATAACAAACAGACTCAGAAGGAATTGTTTCCATTCCAAGCTCATATATCTTTTTTGTGGTCCTTGGAGAAAGCTCTACCCTGAAATTTAAATGTGTAAAGAATGTAAACCAAAAGGGGTAGTTTTCGTACATATTTAAAACCCTCGGAATTCCCACTGTACCCCTGCAAGTCTCCTCCTTACCAAGGGGCTTGTAACAAAAGAGTCTCTTGTATTTATAATCATATAGATTGGGAATGTCTTCATTTTTAGATTCCAAACCTACACCTTTTTCACATCTGTTCCCTGAAATAAACTTCCTTCCGTCATTGAAGGTATTAATTGTAAGAAGACAATTGTTCCCACACTTGCCGCACCTTTTCATATCCACCTGGGTATTGAACTCACCAAGGTTTTCCATGGTAATAAGTGAACTTTTTTCACCGGGAACATTTCTTTCCAAAGCAATAAGGGCAGCACCATAGGCACCCATAAGACCTGCAATTTCAGGTCTTACCACCTCTTTTTCAGATACAATTTCAAAACACCTTAACACTGCATCATTTAAAAAAGTACCGCCCTGTACAACTATTTTTTCTCCCATTTCCTTTGGGTCTCTTATTTTTATTACTTTTTGAAGGGCATTTTTTACAACAGAATACGAAAGACCTGCTGAAATATCTCCTACAGTTGCCCCTTCCTTTTGAGCCTGTTTCACTTTAGAATTCATAAAAACAGTGCATCTTGAACCTAAATCAACAGGCTTTTCTGCCATCAATG
The genomic region above belongs to Acetivibrio saccincola and contains:
- the dnaJ gene encoding molecular chaperone DnaJ; its protein translation is MAQKRDYYEVLGVDRNASEAEIKKAYRRLAKMYHPDMNPNDKTAEAKFKEAAEAYEVLSDPQKRAQYDQFGHAFSDAGGFSGFGGGFSGGFTDFDFGDIFETFFGSSMFGGRTRSTRRGPQKGTDLHFEMELSFEESIFGVEKEIPINKMHVCSKCDGSGSKPGSKPSTCQQCGGAGQVQYKQRTPFGQFVNIKTCDACHGEGKIITNPCSECNGRGRVKKSAKIKIKVPAGISDGQVIPLRGAGEPGSNGGPAGDIYFTIRVKPHPIFTREGNNIFCEIPITFTQAALGAEIEVPTVYGKEKFVIPEGTQTGTRFRLKGKGAPNLRTNIKGDQYFTVNVEVPRKLNEKQKSVLREFAELIGDEVHEQRKSFFDKMKNALGM
- the dnaK gene encoding molecular chaperone DnaK, whose amino-acid sequence is MSKVIGIDLGTTNSCVAVMEGGEPVVIPNSEGSRTTASVVAFSKTNERLVGQVAKRQAITNPDRTIMSVKRDMGTDRKITIDDKSYTPQEISAMILQKIKADAESYLGTKVTKAVITVPAYFSDSQRQATKDAGKIAGLEVLRIINEPTAAALAYGLDKEKDQKILVFDLGGGTFDVSILEIGDGVFEVLATSGNNKLGGDDFDDRIIKYLIDTFKADTGIDLSQDKMAMQRLKEAAEKAKIELSGVTTTNINLPFITADSTGPKHLDATLTRAKFEEITADLVEKTMEPLKRAMSDAGLEANEIDKILLVGGSTRIPAVQEAVKKYFGKEPFKGINPDECVAIGAAIQAGVLTGDVKDLLLLDVTPLSLGIETYGGVFTKLIERNTTIPTKKSQIFSTAADGQTAVTIRVFQGERQMAADNKLLGEFNLDGIPPAPRGVPQIEVTFDIDANGIVNVSAKDKGTGKEQKVTITASTNLSEEEIDRAIKEAQKFEEEDKKRKEAVEIRNNADSMVFQSEKVLNDLGDKISSEEKSKIQGEIEKVKEALKGDDTDAIKNATESLQKAFYEISQKIYQQNPQGAQQDAGMGGSAGESGDAGGGQENVYEADYEVVDDEDEKK
- the grpE gene encoding nucleotide exchange factor GrpE; this encodes MAKDKELYDKNEEVKNNETNLEETLEKAEETVEETVKESVKEDSTACDKSDNDNLDKEVHRLKAELDEKSKQCEEYVNMFQRVAAEFDNYKKRTAKEKSEIYDSALIDVVKAFLPVIDNIERAVDALNKGADSNTLEEGINLIYKQFKEVLGKLEVTEIEGVGSTFDPNKHNAVMHVEDESYGENIIVEELQKGYRCKDKIIRYSMVKVAN
- the hrcA gene encoding heat-inducible transcriptional repressor HrcA, with the translated sequence MFLDERKKSILHAIIDDYINTAEPVGSRTLARKHGLGLSSATIRNEMADLEEMGYLTQPHTSAGRIPSDKGYRFYVDQLMESSELTVEEMYSIEDAMETQINELSQLLKQASGVMSQITKYTSMAATPGKQNSILKTVQVVPVEKGKALIVVLANAGIIKNSLINIPETVLPEHLTTVSNIFNDKLKGLTIDSINASVIKEIELLLGNERSVLHPVLNGVVDCINQIDCPEIYLDGTINMLNYPEFSDVVRAREFLNLMAAKDVLRKILNNVNRQGDYITVTIGEENKIVEMKDCSLVTTTYSLGNVVVGTLGVIGPTRMEYSKVLAAMNYMRKRASEEIKKLIGEGEEKI
- the hemW gene encoding radical SAM family heme chaperone HemW, encoding MKRSVSLYIHIPFCKSKCFYCDFNSFPCRDELIPAYFNALEKELMQYEKKLKDYKISTVFIGGGTPSVVDPNNIYKLMSLLNENFDVDIDLEATIESNPGTLSEEKLDAYIKSGINRLSIGLQAVQKNLLKELGRVHELEEFDIGYKLALKVGFKNINTDLIFGIPWQTLEDWDETLEYVIKCNIPHLSCYSLKIEDGTVFGDKLNRGEITPVSDEWDRKMYWMAIEKLGREKYHHYEISNFSKEGFKCRHNLVYWKCLEYIGIGAGSHSYFDNIRYNNIVDLDKYIDRMNKNIPVIENEQLIQKEDSISEYMILGLRLTEGISLEDFENKFKMGIFEVYNKEIESLIKRNLIKIEDGRLKLTSSGLDLANQVFMEFL